From a single Rhizobium lusitanum genomic region:
- a CDS encoding GNAT family N-acetyltransferase, which yields MQVDVIEKLEDLQALKGNWDRIYEIDPEAHCFLSSTWISNWFASRSLPWFVLAAREEADGAYVAFFPIQLGTGLDRGKGFYNIVAMGGSYFAPYTGILSDPAYADASALAFAEHIRTFNWRSLHLDGIDRSSARIGRFLEHFPPKDFTGDRVKHPARIQNATDRVDPEIHLHVTLPADFESFLDEKLRPQVRRNIRLGLRKLDGSTTLRVTHGESGATEADLATLLSLWEKQWGQRDPGHARYVLDNARSLLPHCLRDGDLFLPILWQDETPIAAAAILLDRPRKRLICFLSARDVTIRDMSPGLILHAYTIRWAIENGFRIYDLGAGNYAHKYAFGSVSRRIEHYRIDTRTGRNLGERLDPHCLPLALARVKDLHAAGDQSDAEIGCRQILAVEPTHGEALALYRDIAASRTLWQKIWSDDAPAGDQGSADRVQAERQCRAAIAENPGDFDAAHRLSILLLLRGEAGEAEAEIGRALELRPDSAAAHCTYGNILAATRNFEAAVIRYDRALALEPDYAVAHNNKGNALRHLGRPDEALASYENAIATRPDYEQALANRAALFDEEPDMLPALSHVPRLPPNV from the coding sequence ATGCAAGTGGACGTGATCGAAAAGCTGGAAGATCTGCAAGCGTTGAAAGGCAACTGGGATCGGATCTATGAGATCGACCCGGAAGCGCACTGCTTTTTGTCCTCAACGTGGATATCGAACTGGTTTGCCTCGCGCAGCTTGCCCTGGTTCGTGCTGGCGGCGAGGGAGGAGGCTGATGGCGCCTATGTGGCATTCTTCCCGATCCAGCTTGGCACTGGCCTTGATCGGGGCAAGGGCTTTTACAATATCGTCGCCATGGGCGGCTCCTACTTCGCGCCCTATACCGGCATTCTCAGCGATCCCGCCTATGCCGATGCATCGGCCCTGGCCTTTGCGGAGCATATCCGCACCTTCAATTGGCGCAGCCTGCATCTGGACGGCATCGATCGATCATCCGCGCGGATCGGGCGTTTCCTTGAACATTTCCCGCCCAAGGATTTTACCGGCGACCGGGTTAAGCATCCCGCGCGGATCCAGAACGCGACAGATCGGGTCGATCCGGAGATCCATCTCCATGTGACGCTGCCGGCGGATTTCGAATCTTTCCTCGACGAAAAGCTGCGCCCGCAGGTGCGGCGCAATATCCGCCTCGGTCTGCGCAAGCTGGACGGTTCAACAACGCTCCGGGTGACGCATGGTGAGAGTGGAGCCACTGAGGCGGACTTGGCGACGCTGCTCAGCCTCTGGGAGAAGCAATGGGGACAGCGCGATCCAGGTCATGCACGGTACGTCCTCGACAATGCGCGGTCACTTTTGCCGCATTGCCTCCGTGATGGCGATCTCTTTCTGCCGATCCTGTGGCAGGACGAGACGCCGATCGCGGCTGCCGCCATCCTTCTCGATCGCCCCAGAAAGCGGCTGATCTGTTTCTTGAGCGCGCGTGACGTCACCATCCGGGATATGTCTCCAGGCTTGATACTGCACGCCTATACGATCCGTTGGGCGATAGAGAACGGCTTTCGAATCTACGATCTCGGTGCGGGCAATTACGCGCACAAATATGCTTTCGGCTCCGTCAGCCGGCGTATCGAACATTATCGGATCGACACGAGGACAGGACGGAATCTGGGCGAGCGCCTGGATCCGCATTGCCTGCCGCTTGCGCTTGCCCGCGTCAAAGATCTGCATGCCGCCGGCGATCAGAGCGATGCCGAGATTGGCTGCCGACAGATCCTCGCCGTCGAGCCCACGCATGGGGAAGCATTGGCGCTCTACCGCGACATTGCGGCGTCGCGGACGCTATGGCAGAAAATCTGGTCCGATGATGCCCCGGCCGGTGACCAGGGATCTGCCGATCGTGTCCAGGCGGAAAGGCAATGCCGCGCCGCGATCGCTGAAAATCCCGGAGATTTCGATGCCGCGCACCGGCTGAGCATACTCTTGCTGCTACGCGGCGAGGCCGGGGAGGCGGAGGCCGAGATCGGGCGGGCGCTGGAGCTGCGCCCCGATTCCGCTGCCGCCCATTGCACCTACGGCAATATCCTTGCCGCGACCCGGAATTTCGAGGCGGCCGTCATCCGTTATGATCGCGCGCTTGCCCTGGAACCGGATTATGCCGTCGCCCACAACAACAAGGGCAACGCCTTGCGCCACCTCGGGCGCCCCGACGAGGCGCTGGCGAGCTATGAAAACGCGATTGCGACTAGGCCGGACTACGAGCAGGCACTTGCCAATCGTGCAGCACTTTTCGATGAAGAGCCGGATATGCTGCCGGCGCTCTCTCACGTCCCGCGCTTGCCGCCGAATGTGTAG
- a CDS encoding L,D-transpeptidase family protein: MKPCFLFGLGLLSATALVHPALAADDVRTLQIVVSKDRQSLAVYDGDKVVATSKVSTGKRGHTTPSGIFSILEKEVYHESNLYSNSPMPFMQRLTWSGIALHESNSVPNYPASHGCVRMPKAFAKMLYQMTERGVHVVIADHPLVPQPFEHAMLFQPEAAPASVLFSDIELRPTTAVFMPQAQSVQVATNDTAALPMPTAARTAQPVDQAPLSILMTRRGLRENVRDLQGLLNGMGFATGTPDGLLGPATVQAISDFKKAHGIPTSGSLVSPALMTAVYAAAGKGEPPNGAIMVRQNFKPLFEAPAIIAEPQEALGTHFFTANTIDRMNGKANWFGVTLEEDLSKDTKKRLGITSEEQAEAFDAADRALNRITIPDDIRRRIGDLLTAGSSLTISDTGVGPETGNGTDFITITNSGALGKKG, from the coding sequence ATGAAGCCGTGTTTTCTTTTCGGACTGGGCCTGTTGTCGGCCACAGCTCTCGTTCACCCTGCCCTTGCGGCGGACGATGTCCGCACGTTGCAGATCGTCGTGTCCAAGGACCGGCAGTCGCTGGCCGTCTATGACGGCGACAAGGTGGTGGCGACATCGAAGGTTTCGACCGGCAAGCGCGGCCACACGACACCCAGCGGCATCTTCTCCATTCTGGAGAAAGAGGTCTATCACGAGTCCAATCTCTATTCGAACTCGCCGATGCCCTTCATGCAGCGGCTGACCTGGTCCGGTATCGCGCTGCACGAATCCAATTCAGTGCCGAATTATCCCGCCTCGCATGGCTGCGTGCGCATGCCGAAGGCATTCGCCAAGATGCTCTACCAGATGACCGAGCGCGGCGTGCATGTCGTCATCGCCGACCATCCACTGGTGCCGCAGCCTTTCGAGCACGCCATGCTGTTCCAGCCCGAGGCAGCACCCGCCTCAGTACTGTTCTCCGATATCGAGCTGCGCCCGACGACAGCTGTCTTCATGCCACAAGCGCAATCGGTGCAGGTCGCCACGAACGATACAGCCGCCTTGCCGATGCCAACCGCCGCGCGGACAGCGCAGCCTGTCGACCAGGCTCCGCTCAGCATCCTGATGACCCGCCGGGGATTACGTGAAAACGTCCGCGACCTGCAAGGTCTGTTGAACGGCATGGGTTTTGCGACCGGTACGCCGGACGGTCTGCTCGGACCAGCGACCGTGCAAGCAATCAGCGACTTCAAGAAGGCGCACGGCATCCCGACATCGGGCAGCCTTGTTAGCCCGGCTCTGATGACGGCGGTCTATGCCGCCGCCGGCAAGGGCGAGCCGCCGAACGGCGCAATCATGGTGCGCCAGAACTTCAAGCCACTGTTCGAAGCGCCCGCGATCATCGCCGAGCCGCAGGAAGCACTCGGCACGCATTTCTTCACTGCAAATACGATCGATAGGATGAACGGCAAGGCGAACTGGTTCGGCGTGACGTTGGAGGAGGATCTTTCCAAGGATACGAAGAAACGGCTCGGCATCACCAGCGAAGAACAGGCGGAAGCGTTCGACGCCGCCGACCGCGCGCTGAACCGCATTACCATACCCGACGACATCAGGCGCAGGATCGGGGATCTGCTGACGGCAGGATCGTCCCTAACGATTTCCGACACCGGCGTCGGCCCTGAAACCGGCAACGGAACCGATTTCATCACCATCACCAACAGCGGTGCATTGGGCAAGAAGGGCTAG